The Xanthomonas sp. DAR 34887 genome has a segment encoding these proteins:
- a CDS encoding LolA-related protein → MPMRRTLPWMLILLCSAAPLCAASPEPLDPGWILQKLARPVPVSTDFVELRGSPLLKAPLRVQGQYRRPDTDTLVREVTAPYRETTTLRGGEATLERAGKAPRRFSLARVPELAGLQNGFGALLSGDRAQLQQHYTLSSSGSRERWQLQLQPKDPALAAQVRSLRLYGRGAELRCIETAPAKGDVQRTLLAGAARDAASLTETEALTALCHGDAR, encoded by the coding sequence ATGCCGATGCGCCGCACCTTGCCGTGGATGCTGATACTGCTGTGCAGCGCCGCACCGCTGTGCGCCGCGTCGCCTGAGCCGCTCGACCCCGGCTGGATCCTGCAGAAGCTGGCGCGGCCGGTCCCGGTCAGCACCGACTTCGTCGAACTGCGCGGCTCGCCGTTGCTGAAGGCGCCGTTGCGGGTGCAGGGCCAGTACCGGCGCCCGGACACCGACACATTGGTGCGCGAGGTCACCGCGCCGTACCGCGAGACCACCACCCTGCGCGGCGGCGAAGCCACGCTGGAGCGGGCCGGCAAGGCGCCGCGGCGTTTCTCGCTGGCGCGGGTGCCGGAACTGGCGGGCCTGCAGAACGGCTTCGGCGCGCTGCTGTCCGGCGATCGCGCGCAGTTGCAGCAGCACTACACGCTGAGCAGCAGCGGCAGCCGCGAACGCTGGCAGCTGCAGCTGCAGCCCAAGGACCCGGCGCTGGCCGCGCAGGTGCGCAGCCTGCGCCTGTACGGCCGCGGCGCCGAGCTGCGCTGCATCGAGACCGCCCCGGCCAAGGGCGACGTGCAGCGCACCCTGCTGGCCGGCGCCGCGCGCGACGCGGCCAGCCTGACCGAAACCGAGGCGCTGACCGCGCTGTGCCACGGCGACGCGCGCTGA
- a CDS encoding acyltransferase, giving the protein MSASWKHRPEGGGRFALWLIRSIARYGGRALGRLLLYPITLYFLLVRGPERRDSRDYLGRVFGRPATLLDVARHIHTFASTILDRVFMLCGQMHRFKVDIHGLEQLHAQMDRGRGVLIFGSHLGSFDALRVLATERPDVQVKVVLDKAHNPAMTELLGALNPQLAANIIDAGMDSTSIVMAIKHATDEGALVALLVDRPRPEDPALPAAFIGQGAMFPTSPWLIAAALKVPVVLAFGLYRGGNRYQLVFETFSEGLDLPRRQRAPALAALIRDYAARLEHYTRSAPYNWFNFYDFWNNRHADAPHLAVDADTAVQRRTAVRRVA; this is encoded by the coding sequence ATGAGCGCCAGCTGGAAACACCGCCCCGAGGGCGGCGGCCGCTTCGCGCTGTGGCTGATCCGCAGCATCGCCCGCTACGGCGGCCGCGCGCTGGGGCGCCTGCTGCTGTATCCGATCACCCTGTATTTCCTGCTGGTGCGGGGCCCGGAGCGGCGCGACTCGCGCGACTACCTGGGGCGCGTGTTCGGCCGCCCGGCCACGCTGCTGGACGTGGCCCGGCACATCCACACCTTCGCCTCGACCATCCTGGATCGGGTGTTCATGCTGTGCGGGCAGATGCACCGCTTCAAGGTCGACATCCACGGCCTGGAGCAACTGCATGCGCAGATGGACCGCGGCCGCGGCGTGCTGATCTTCGGCTCGCACCTGGGCAGCTTCGACGCCCTGCGGGTGCTGGCCACCGAGCGCCCCGACGTGCAGGTCAAGGTGGTGCTGGACAAGGCCCACAACCCGGCGATGACCGAACTGCTGGGCGCGCTGAACCCGCAGCTGGCGGCCAACATCATCGATGCCGGCATGGACAGCACCTCGATCGTCATGGCGATCAAGCACGCCACCGACGAAGGCGCGCTGGTCGCGCTGCTGGTCGATCGGCCGCGCCCGGAAGACCCGGCGCTGCCGGCCGCGTTCATCGGCCAGGGCGCGATGTTCCCGACCTCGCCGTGGCTGATCGCCGCGGCGCTGAAGGTGCCGGTGGTGCTGGCGTTCGGCCTGTACCGTGGCGGCAACCGCTACCAGCTGGTGTTCGAGACCTTCAGCGAAGGCCTGGACCTGCCGCGCCGGCAGCGCGCGCCGGCGTTGGCGGCGCTCATCCGCGATTACGCCGCCAGGCTTGAACATTACACGCGCTCCGCGCCGTACAACTGGTTCAACTTCTACGATTTCTGGAACAACCGCCATGCCGATGCGCCGCACCTTGCCGTGGATGCTGATACTGCTGTGCAGCGCCGCACCGCTGTGCGCCGCGTCGCCTGA
- a CDS encoding lysophospholipid acyltransferase family protein — MPSRMAWAVWNTLQLLFTLAFTGLGIVVALGLLLLAGPRPALRMGARVWAPVLMFGAGVRFEVEGQERVDWSRNHLFVSNHQSIIDICALFAALPVPLRFLLKDEMLQVPFVNWYARATGMLFLDRDSRRAGAMVRRQAAALLRQGRDLCLFPEGTRSRSGELAEFKAGLLQAAIDAGVEVVPVALDGAGKVLPSTSLFRVRPGVIRVRIGTPINVNGADGPLDRQQLTQRAHQAVRAMLEPRI, encoded by the coding sequence ATGCCGTCGCGCATGGCCTGGGCCGTGTGGAATACCTTGCAACTGCTGTTCACCCTGGCGTTCACCGGGCTGGGCATCGTCGTGGCGCTGGGCCTGTTGCTGCTGGCTGGGCCGCGGCCGGCGCTGCGCATGGGCGCGCGGGTGTGGGCGCCGGTGCTGATGTTCGGTGCCGGTGTGCGCTTCGAAGTGGAAGGCCAGGAGCGGGTGGACTGGTCGCGCAACCATCTGTTCGTCAGCAACCACCAGTCCATCATCGACATCTGCGCGCTGTTCGCGGCGCTGCCGGTGCCGTTGCGCTTCCTGCTCAAGGACGAAATGCTGCAGGTGCCGTTCGTGAACTGGTACGCGCGCGCCACCGGCATGCTGTTCCTGGACCGCGACAGCCGCCGCGCCGGCGCGATGGTCCGGCGCCAGGCCGCGGCCTTGCTGCGCCAGGGCCGGGACCTGTGCCTGTTCCCGGAAGGCACCCGCAGCCGCAGCGGCGAACTGGCCGAATTCAAGGCCGGGCTGTTGCAGGCCGCTATCGATGCTGGCGTGGAGGTGGTGCCGGTGGCGTTGGACGGAGCGGGCAAGGTGCTGCCGTCGACCAGCCTGTTCCGGGTGCGGCCCGGGGTGATCCGGGTGCGGATCGGCACGCCGATCAACGTGAACGGCGCCGACGGCCCGTTGGACCGGCAACAGCTGACCCAGCGTGCGCACCAGGCCGTCCGTGCCATGCTCGAACCCAGGATCTGA
- a CDS encoding ketosynthase yields the protein MSKPTRPAEPAAAAPWALALGVLLALAYSPLAHWANAAHRSDLAVLAGAALVLMVLVEPMARLRPWAWALALLALAALAPLWRSPHALLLLAAPPVLFTAWVAWFFGRSLQRGRTPLISRIVEALYRQAGLPLTPEQLRYTRRLTLAWTLLLAAMTLLNLLLALCAVPSGVLAQLGQASPLPIGDAHASLIANLLGYGVIGGFFVGEYFLRGRWFPQRPYRNLPDFLHQLARLGPVFWRDLLR from the coding sequence ATGTCGAAGCCAACAAGACCAGCTGAGCCGGCCGCCGCCGCGCCGTGGGCGCTGGCGCTGGGGGTGTTGCTGGCGCTGGCGTATTCGCCGCTGGCGCATTGGGCCAACGCCGCGCACCGTTCCGACCTGGCCGTCCTGGCCGGCGCGGCGCTGGTGCTGATGGTGCTGGTGGAGCCGATGGCGCGGTTGCGGCCGTGGGCCTGGGCGCTGGCGTTGCTGGCGCTGGCCGCGCTGGCGCCGCTGTGGCGCTCGCCGCACGCGCTGCTGTTGCTGGCCGCGCCGCCGGTGCTGTTCACCGCCTGGGTGGCCTGGTTCTTCGGGCGCAGCCTGCAGCGCGGGCGCACGCCGCTGATCTCGCGCATCGTCGAGGCCTTGTACCGCCAGGCCGGATTGCCGCTGACCCCCGAGCAGCTGCGCTACACCCGCCGGCTCACCCTGGCGTGGACGCTGCTGCTGGCCGCCATGACCTTGCTGAACCTGTTGCTGGCGCTGTGCGCGGTGCCGAGCGGGGTGCTGGCGCAGCTGGGACAGGCGTCGCCGCTGCCGATCGGCGACGCGCACGCCTCGCTGATCGCCAATCTGCTGGGCTATGGCGTGATCGGCGGCTTCTTCGTCGGCGAGTACTTCCTGCGCGGACGCTGGTTTCCGCAGCGTCCCTACCGTAATCTGCCTGACTTCCTGCACCAGCTGGCGCGGCTGGGGCCGGTTTTTTGGCGCGATCTATTGCGCTGA
- the xanC gene encoding xanthomonadin biosynthesis acyl carrier protein XanC codes for MSSQTAAERELAELLVESLNLEDVQPGDIDPEAPLFNTGLGLDSIDALELALAISKRYGFQLRSDNDENRRIFASLRALSAHVEANKTS; via the coding sequence ATGTCTTCGCAAACCGCCGCCGAACGTGAACTGGCCGAGCTGCTGGTCGAGAGCCTGAACCTGGAAGACGTGCAGCCCGGCGACATCGATCCGGAGGCGCCGCTGTTCAATACCGGCCTGGGACTGGACTCGATCGACGCGCTGGAACTGGCGCTGGCGATCAGCAAGCGCTACGGCTTCCAGCTGCGCTCGGACAACGACGAGAATCGCCGCATCTTCGCCTCGCTGCGCGCACTGTCGGCGCATGTCGAAGCCAACAAGACCAGCTGA
- a CDS encoding NAD(P)/FAD-dependent oxidoreductase, with translation MNSTATARASAPSSATPQAAAAETPDVLVIGGGPAGCAAATLLAQRGWQVTLLEKDHHPRFHIGESLLPMNIPILQRLGVLEQVRAIGVLKLGADFPNDSGGYNTFRFDKALDAQSDYAFQVPRADFDRVLFAHARAAGADLREGIKVESVQLDGAQPLVQARGADGVHSFRPRYLIDASGRDTFLGNKLKLKRANARHQSAALFSHFRGVTRRPGEDAGNISIYRHPHGWMWLIPLPDDVMSVGAVCYPEYMKTRQGDSEAFLMRTLALNPDVVERMAGAQRVAPVHATGNYAYECTRMSGPRWLMLGDAYAFVDPMFSSGVYLAMHSAERGAAMVDAALRDPASEARLQRRLERHLRRGLSEFKWFIYRFTSPTMRELFAHPRNVLQVEQAIVAMLAGDVFDNRAVLRRLRVFRAIYAMSAAAMLPRAWQSWRQRRRQAREQFHGDTLHGDKS, from the coding sequence ATGAATTCCACCGCCACCGCCCGCGCATCCGCGCCCTCGTCCGCCACGCCGCAGGCTGCCGCGGCGGAAACGCCGGACGTGCTGGTGATCGGCGGCGGCCCGGCCGGCTGCGCCGCGGCGACCCTGTTGGCGCAGCGGGGATGGCAGGTGACGCTGCTGGAAAAAGACCACCATCCGCGCTTCCACATCGGCGAATCGCTGCTGCCGATGAACATCCCGATCCTGCAGCGGCTGGGCGTGCTCGAGCAGGTGCGCGCGATCGGCGTGCTCAAGCTCGGCGCCGATTTCCCCAACGACAGCGGCGGCTACAACACCTTCCGCTTCGACAAGGCGCTGGACGCGCAGTCCGACTACGCGTTCCAGGTGCCGCGCGCCGACTTCGACCGGGTCCTGTTCGCCCACGCCCGCGCCGCCGGCGCCGATCTGCGCGAAGGCATCAAGGTCGAGAGCGTGCAGCTGGACGGCGCGCAGCCGCTGGTGCAGGCGCGCGGCGCCGACGGCGTGCACAGCTTCCGTCCGCGCTACCTGATCGACGCCAGCGGCCGCGACACCTTCCTCGGCAACAAGCTCAAGCTCAAGCGCGCCAACGCCCGGCACCAGTCGGCGGCGTTGTTCAGCCATTTCCGCGGGGTGACGCGGCGCCCTGGCGAGGACGCCGGCAACATCAGCATCTACCGCCATCCGCACGGCTGGATGTGGCTGATTCCGCTGCCCGACGACGTGATGAGCGTCGGCGCGGTGTGCTACCCCGAATACATGAAGACCCGCCAGGGCGACAGCGAAGCGTTCCTGATGCGCACCCTGGCGCTGAACCCGGACGTGGTCGAGCGCATGGCCGGCGCGCAACGCGTGGCGCCGGTGCACGCCACCGGCAACTACGCCTACGAGTGCACGCGCATGAGCGGGCCGCGCTGGCTGATGCTCGGCGACGCCTATGCCTTCGTCGATCCGATGTTCTCCTCCGGCGTGTACCTGGCCATGCACAGCGCCGAACGCGGCGCGGCGATGGTGGACGCGGCGCTGCGCGATCCGGCCAGCGAAGCGCGCCTGCAGCGGCGCCTGGAGCGGCACCTGCGGCGCGGTCTGAGCGAGTTCAAATGGTTCATCTACCGCTTCACTTCGCCGACCATGCGCGAACTGTTCGCGCATCCGCGCAACGTGCTGCAGGTGGAACAGGCGATCGTGGCGATGCTGGCCGGCGATGTCTTCGACAACCGCGCGGTGCTGCGCCGGCTGCGCGTGTTCCGCGCGATCTACGCCATGTCCGCCGCGGCGATGCTGCCGCGCGCCTGGCAATCCTGGCGGCAGCGACGCCGCCAGGCACGCGAACAGTTCCACGGCGACACCTTGCACGGAGACAAATCATGA
- a CDS encoding pteridine-dependent deoxygenase, with product MSRPHPQFPPHAQRHPQLQVDYVAETDPGALLRDERVLAVFGFGNDAPHHDDPRYLRVPLQPHGPRMLEVWRTDAPVSSGRDGAIAWARDGHLQFGVIEIDEQALEIEEASALAYAQITAFVARSATPRLLRIWNYLDAITLGSGDRERYRQFCVGRARGLGDFDASQLPAATAVGRCDDARVIQIYWLAAAQAGTPLENPRQVSAYRYPRQYGPQSPSFARAMLPPAGSDMPLLLSGTASVVGHASMHSGQLLAQLEETFANFDALLAAARTHNPDLPAQFGDGTRLKVYVREAADLPLVAAALDARFGDRVPRLLLHAVICRNELAVEIDGVHG from the coding sequence ATGAGCCGGCCACACCCGCAGTTCCCGCCCCACGCGCAGCGGCATCCGCAGCTGCAGGTGGACTACGTCGCCGAGACCGATCCGGGCGCGCTGCTGCGCGACGAACGGGTGTTGGCGGTGTTCGGCTTCGGCAACGACGCGCCGCATCACGACGATCCGCGCTACCTGCGCGTGCCGCTGCAGCCGCACGGTCCGCGCATGCTCGAGGTCTGGCGCACCGACGCGCCGGTCAGCAGCGGCCGCGACGGCGCCATCGCCTGGGCCCGCGACGGGCACCTGCAGTTCGGCGTGATCGAGATCGACGAGCAGGCGCTGGAGATCGAAGAGGCCTCGGCGCTGGCCTACGCCCAGATCACCGCCTTCGTCGCGCGCAGCGCCACGCCGCGCCTGCTGCGCATCTGGAACTACCTCGACGCGATCACCCTGGGCAGCGGCGACCGCGAGCGCTACCGCCAGTTCTGCGTCGGCCGCGCGCGGGGCCTGGGCGACTTCGACGCCAGCCAGCTGCCGGCCGCCACCGCGGTCGGCCGTTGCGACGACGCGCGGGTGATCCAGATCTACTGGCTGGCCGCCGCGCAGGCCGGCACGCCGCTGGAGAACCCGCGCCAGGTCAGCGCCTACCGCTACCCGCGCCAGTACGGCCCGCAATCGCCGAGCTTCGCCCGCGCGATGCTGCCACCGGCCGGCAGCGACATGCCACTGCTGCTGTCCGGCACCGCCAGCGTGGTCGGCCATGCCTCGATGCACAGCGGCCAGCTGCTGGCGCAGCTGGAGGAGACCTTCGCCAATTTCGACGCGCTGCTGGCCGCCGCCCGCACCCACAATCCCGACCTGCCGGCGCAGTTCGGCGACGGCACCCGGCTCAAGGTCTATGTGCGCGAAGCGGCCGACCTGCCGTTGGTCGCCGCCGCGCTGGACGCCCGCTTCGGCGACCGCGTGCCGCGCCTGCTGCTGCACGCGGTGATCTGCCGCAACGAACTGGCGGTGGAGATCGATGGCGTGCATGGTTGA
- a CDS encoding XVIPCD domain-containing protein, with the protein MPLSPQAQAVVGHFANQPGVTPDQARNLSSIINASPVLVDQINSAVAHGQLTQIVPLTNRNAGGEYDPQHKAMRLPLAQLGNPVPGHASNAGEITFVLGHELRHGFNAAETGRALAAFGVAVDNVAQGPSPRDYTRPLVNLLAQNRRDEAGAQIAGWNAVVSKVRTTNSNPTLEDIYNEQPGRMGDFIDRSGARPHHAYALKRNLSVNADMTMDQSPANLEGMGHNFFDKAPVVTRLGARGNSDYVNYYAAKPISYIAQVERARHPQIPGNSTPQIALNLSRLHLRESLLEENGLNLGGNGQQMPYLDSSTQPPTARLFQHTVNTHRHVSPLVNQLPEPERSPERAGDPAHPHHPDHALLEQIRTGMRKVDADLGKPYDDNSERLSRSLLAACKDNRDMYPGKSDYSLAGNALDRVDHVVLGKTGNLIAVQGSLDDPAMKRAVVPVEQALATPVELSDQKLALANQALAQEQQRTAQQQELARGMDDPSLRAPAR; encoded by the coding sequence ATGCCTCTCTCACCCCAAGCACAAGCCGTTGTCGGTCACTTCGCTAATCAGCCTGGCGTCACTCCCGATCAGGCGAGAAATCTGAGTTCGATCATCAACGCATCCCCTGTTTTGGTGGATCAGATCAATAGCGCAGTGGCGCATGGTCAGTTGACGCAAATCGTACCGCTGACCAACCGCAACGCGGGTGGCGAATACGATCCTCAGCACAAGGCGATGCGACTTCCCTTGGCGCAGTTAGGGAACCCGGTTCCAGGACACGCTTCGAATGCTGGAGAAATCACCTTTGTATTGGGTCATGAATTGCGCCATGGCTTCAATGCTGCCGAAACCGGGCGGGCGCTGGCCGCATTCGGTGTTGCAGTGGACAATGTTGCGCAGGGACCGAGTCCGCGCGACTACACCAGGCCGCTGGTGAACTTGCTGGCACAGAATCGCCGGGACGAGGCCGGAGCGCAGATAGCGGGTTGGAATGCCGTTGTCAGCAAGGTCCGCACAACCAACTCGAACCCGACGCTTGAGGACATCTACAACGAACAGCCCGGCCGGATGGGGGATTTCATAGATCGATCGGGAGCGCGCCCTCACCACGCCTATGCGCTCAAGCGGAATCTCAGCGTCAATGCCGACATGACAATGGACCAGAGTCCGGCCAACCTGGAGGGAATGGGACATAACTTTTTCGATAAGGCGCCCGTAGTCACCAGGCTTGGCGCGCGAGGTAACTCCGATTACGTGAACTATTACGCCGCTAAGCCGATCAGCTATATCGCCCAGGTCGAGCGCGCCCGACATCCACAAATTCCGGGCAACAGCACGCCACAGATCGCTCTGAATCTATCGCGTCTGCATCTGCGCGAGTCTCTGCTGGAGGAAAACGGCCTGAACCTGGGCGGCAACGGCCAGCAGATGCCGTACCTCGATAGCAGCACACAGCCGCCTACCGCGCGCTTGTTCCAACATACCGTCAATACGCACCGGCATGTGTCTCCGCTGGTGAACCAGTTGCCAGAGCCGGAACGCTCGCCCGAGCGCGCGGGGGATCCCGCACATCCGCATCATCCCGATCATGCCTTGCTGGAGCAAATCCGCACTGGCATGCGCAAAGTCGATGCCGATCTGGGCAAGCCCTACGACGACAATAGTGAGCGCCTCAGCCGTAGCCTGCTGGCAGCGTGCAAGGACAACCGCGACATGTATCCGGGCAAGTCCGATTATTCGCTCGCGGGCAATGCCCTGGATCGGGTCGACCACGTCGTGCTGGGCAAGACCGGAAACCTCATCGCCGTGCAGGGCTCGCTGGACGATCCGGCGATGAAGCGCGCGGTCGTTCCAGTGGAGCAGGCGCTGGCCACGCCGGTGGAGCTGTCGGACCAGAAGCTCGCGCTCGCCAACCAGGCGCTGGCGCAGGAGCAGCAGCGCACCGCGCAGCAGCAGGAACTGGCCCGCGGCATGGACGATCCATCGCTTCGCGCGCCGGCACGCTAG